The genomic DNA CATCGCCACCGAGAACAGCACCTTCTCCGACCGGTCGGCCTCGTCGAGGCCGAGGAGGTACCACGGTCGCATCCGTTCACCCGCCGGCCGTGTCGGTCGCGTCGCAGTCGTTCGCCTGTGCCGCGTCGCTACCGCTCTCGGCGTTCCGAGTCACTGTCAGAGTACCCGCAGGCTATCCAGCGATTGCTGAAAAAAGTCGGTGTCTCGACCCGCGCCGGGGAGACGGTACCACGCCACGGGCGGCCGCCCCGGCGCCCCGCGGTTCGCCGCCGATCTTCCGTCCGCGCGGGGCGTCCTCAGACCTTCGGCGTGTAGCCGGCGTCCTCGACCGCGGTCGCGATGTCCTCGTCGCTGGCGTCGCCTTCGATGGTCACGCTGCTCGACTCGTTGTCGGCCTCGGCGTCGGTCACGCCCGGCAGGTCCCGGAGCGCGTTCTCGACGTTCTCCTCGCAGCCGCCGCAGCTCATGCCCTCGACGGTTATCTGTTTCGCCATGTGGGCTAGTTGGGGTGCGTCCCTTTTCCGGGTTTCGCCTGTCGAACCGAACGCTGTCGCCGGTCTGACGTTGGAAAGTAAGGCGAGTTTCCGGAGGGTTGCCGCATCCCCCTGGAGCCCGACGCACTCGCGGCGTTGGGGATTAGCCACAATCCCGTAAAACCTCAAGCACGTACGTTCGAACATGGGAATCCAACAGGCGTTGCAGAACGTCCTGACGAACCCCACCTACCTCACGGCGTGGGGCGTCGTCGTCGCGGTCTCGCTCGCGGCCCTCGTCTGGGACCTCTGGCGGAACAACTCGGAGCTCAAGAGCCTGATGAAGTTCGTCTGGGGGTTCACGGTGCTGTACTCCGGGCCGCTCGGACTCCTGGGCTACTGGTACTCCGGTCGGACCCAGATCGACCACGACTCGTTCTGGCGCAAGGGGTTCCGGTCGGTCAGTCACTGCTACTCGGGCTGTGGCACCGGCGAGGTGCTCGGGGTCTCCATGGCAGTGGGTCTCTTCGCCTTCAAGACGACCGGGACCGTGATCCTCACCTTCTCGTTGGCGTACTTCTTCGGCTACCTGCTGACGGTCGGGCCGCTGATGCAGGAGGGCGTCGGCCTCGGCGAGGCGCTGAAGGACGCCCTCTACTCCGAGACCGCGAGCATCACGGTGATGGAGGTCGTCGCCATCAGCACCGACATCTGGCTCGCCGGCGAGGCCGGACTGGGCGACGTGCTGTTCTGGACCTCGCTGGTGTTCTCGCTGACGCTGGGCTTGCTCGCGGCCTATCCGGTCAACCTCCTGCTCATCCACTTCGGCGTCAAGGAGGGGATGATGAACCCCGCGAAGATGGGGGCCGAGATGGGCGCCTGACCGCGCTCGCTCGGCGACCGGATTGTCGGTGAACCCGCCCGGACCGCCGGGTACGCCTTGGAATCCTGGCCACCGAGTGTAAGGCCCCGGCTCCCCTGTTATCCTATGCTATGGCGCTTTCAGAACTCGACCTGAGCGACACCGAGGAGGAGTGCATCGACAACTGCTTCGAAGCCGTCCAGGCGTGCGAGTGGTGCGCCGACGAGTGTCTCGACGAGGACATGGACATGTCCCGGTGCATCCGGCTCTGCCGGGACGTCGCCGACCTCGCGAGCGACCACGCCCGGTTCATGGCGCGCAACTCCAACTACAGCGACCAGCTCGCCGAGGCCTGCGCCGGCGCCTGCGAGGAGTGCGCCGAGGAGTGTCGCCGCCACGACCACGACCACTGCCAGACCTGTGCCGAGGTCGTCGAGCGGTGCGCCGAGTCGTGCCGCGAGATGATGCAGCAGGCGTCCTGACGACGGCCGTCGGCTCGTAACCGCGCTCCGGTTCACAACCGCGACTCGATTTCTTCGACCAGTTCGCGCGCCGCGACGACGCGCTCGTCGGCCGCCTCGCTGCCGGTCTCCTCGACGTTCGAGAGCAGCATCCGGACCTGGCCGACGCGCTTCTCGACGACCGCTTCGGGGACGTCTTGACCCGCGGCGTCCTCACAGACGGCCTCGGCCTCGCCGAGCCACTGGCTCGCCCGCGCCTCGACCGGCAACTCCGCGGTGGCTTCGAGGTGGGCGTGGAGGTCCGCGACGAGCGACCGGAGGTCCTCGCTCTCGTCGTCAGAACTGGCCATGTCTCGGATTCGGGCCGAAGCCGCAAGGATGATGCGGTCGAAGCGAGCGCCTGCACGCATGAGCGACGAGGACGCCGACGAAGCGAAACGGGACGACGGCGCCGACGACTCCGAGGCCGACGGCGCCGGCCACGACCACGGTCTCCCGCCCGAGCACCTCCAGTACCCCGAGTTCGCCTTCGAGGAGGGCGAGGTCGGAACCGACGGGAGCTTCGACCTCGCGGCCGACCTCGACCGCGACGAACTGCGCGAGTGGGTCGCGGACCTCGCGGGCGGCCTCGCCAGCCACGACGTCGCGGTCGAGTCGCCCGAGGGGTACGTCACTTTGGGGGTCGCGCCGGAGGGCGTCTCGATGTCGTTCGACCCGGACGAGTCGGGCGTGGGCGAGTTCGAGTTCACCGTCGAGATGCGTGCGAAGGCGATGTTCGTCGCCGACGACCCCGACGGCGAGAAGGTGGGCGCGCGAGGCGGCAAGGGGTTCATCCCGATAGAGATGCTGACCGGCGAGGGCGAAGCCGAGGAGTTCCGGTGTTACAACTGGATGGACGATTCAAGCGACTCCTAAACGGCGCCTCTCAACGTCAGTACTCGCTCGGTCAGTTGGTCCGCGTCCCTCGCAATCACCTTCGTCATCGCCTCTTTCCCCACCTCGCCGCGGTCGACGACCGCCACGGGCGTCCCCTCCAGCGACTCGAACGCCTGCTTTGCACCCCACTGCATCGTACTCCCCTCCTCTTCTTTCACCCCGTCCGGCTCCGACTCCCGGTCGTACGCCGCGACCGGCCAGCCCACCGACTCCAGCGCGGCCTCCACGTCCGCGTCGAACCGGCAGTTCGCCGCGAACCGGAGGCCGGGGTCGAACTCCCGGCAGGCGAGCAGGAAGCGCGCGACGTGGCTCGACGCGCCGAAGCGCACGCCGCGATTGGGTTTCACGCCCGAGAGCGTCCGGGTGATGCGGCCCTCCACAGCGGCGGTCTCCTCGACGCCTTCGGCGTAGGGCGTCGCGCCGACCACGTTCATCCCCACCTCCGGCACGAGGGCGGAGACGTCCGCGTCGACGAACTCCTGAACGACCTCACGGACCTCTTCGGCCGTAGTTTCCCGGGCGGCCCGATTCCGCAGTTCCACCGAATGATGCACCGACCCCGGTCCCTCGCCCACGTCGAGGGGGTAGCGGACCGCCCGGGTCACGAAGTCCACGCCGGCCTCGACCGCTTCCCCGAGATCGTCGCCGAGGGCGAGTCGGGCCGCAATTGCGGCCGAGAGCGCGCATCCCGACCCGTGGGTCGCGTCGGTATCGATGCGGGGATGGCGGGTCGCGCGGGTCCGGTCGGGTGTCACCAGCACGTCCCGGACCGTCTCGCCGGGGACGTGGCCCCCCTTCACGAGGGCGGCGTCGGCGCCCGTCGCGACCAGTTGCTCGCCCGCCGCGACCGCCGACTCGCGGTCGGTCACCGCCACGCCGGTCAGCACCTCGGCCTCGTCGGCGTTGGGCGTCACCAGCGCGGCCTCGGCGACCAGGTCCTCGTAAGCGTCCTCTGCCTCGCGGTCGAGCAGGCGGTCGCCCGCGGCGGCGACCATCACGGGGTCGACCACGACCGGGAAGTCCGCCCCGGCGGCGCGCTCGGCCACCAGTTCCACGATCTCCGCGGTGGCGAGCATCCCGGTCTTTGCCGCCCGCACGTCGAAGTCGCCGGTCACGGCGTCGACCTGTGTCGCGACCTCGCCGGCCGGCAGAACGTGGGTCGACTCGACGCCCCGCGTGTGCTGGGCCGTGACCGCGGTCACGGCGCTGGCCCCGAACGCGCCGTGGGCTTCGATGGTCTTGAGGTCGGCCTGCACGCCCGCGCCGCCGCCCGAGTCGCTGCCCGCCACCGTGAGCGCGACCGGCCTGTCGACCGGGGCCGCCTGGCGGGTGCCGGTTGTCGCGTCGTCGTCCCGTTCGGTCGTCACGTCGCCGTCTCGGTCGGTCGTCACGTCGCCGTCTCGGTCGGTCGTCACGTCGCCGTCTCGGTCGGTCGTCGCGTCGGTGTCCTCGCCATTCATTTACCAGGTAGTACAACCAAGTGGTACTTAGAGGTGGGTGGTCCGAGTCCCGCGTCGGGGTCTTCCGACCGTCTGCGGGCGCCGCCACGCTCGTATGGACGGCCTTTTAATCCCGCGAGACCGTATCTACGTCCATGATTTTCGAGAACCTGCCGACGACACCCACGTCGGAGGAGCTCATCGACAAGGCGTTCTCGCGGGCGTCGCGGGCCGGCCGTGCCAAGAGCGGCGCCGAGGCCCAGCAGTCGATGCTCCAGACCGCCTCCAACATCCTGAGCGACAACCTCCAGAACGTCGCGGCCGAGTGGCCCGACTTCGACGAGGTCGACCCCTTCTACTACGAACTCGCCGACGCCATCGTCGACGTGGACGAGTTGCGCCAGAGCCTCTCGGAGATACAGTGGGCCAGCCGGAAGACCCACGACATCGGCCGGGAGTACCAGGGCAAGCTCACCGGCGACGCCGACGCCGACCGGAAGTTCCGCAAGCAGGGGTTCGCCCGGCTCGCGGACGTGGTCGAGGAGGTCGCCGACGACCTGGAGCGGGTCGGTCAGGCCCACCAGGACCTCCGGCGGCTCCCCGACATCGACCCCGAGGAGCCGACCATCGTGGTGGCGGGCTACCCCAACGTCGGCAAGTCGTCGTTCGTCAACGCGGTCACGAACGCCCGCAACGAGATCGCCGAGTACCCCTTCACCACCAAGGGCGTCCGGGTCGGCCACTTCGAGCGCGACCACATCCGGTACCAGATCGTCGACACGCCCGGCCTGCTCGACCGGCCGGCCGACGAGCGCAACGACATCGAGAACCAGGCGGTCTCGGCGCTGACCCACCTCGCGGACGCCATCGTCTTCGTCGTCGACGCCAGCGGCTACTGCGGCTACCCCCTCGACGCCCAGCTCGACCTCCGGGACGCGCTCGCCGAGCGGTTCGACGGCGTGCCCGTGCTCACCGTCTGCAACAAGGCGGACCTCTCGACCGACGTCGAGGCGGACGCCTACATGAGCGTCGAGAGCGGCGAGAACGTAGACGCGGTCCTCGACGCCGCGGTCGACGCGGTCGGCTACGAGCCCGAACTCCCCTTCGAGGACCGGTAAGCGGACGGTACGTGCTCGAAGAGAACTCTCACGCGAACGCTCGGCCCGCCGGCGTCCCCAGCGACCCGACGGTCCCGTTCGAGACCTGGTAGTCGACGAAGTGGACGCGGACGGACGGGTCCTGCCTCGTCACGGCGCCCAGTCGGCGCTCCAGCCTGGTCGCCAGGCCGGGGTACTCGCGGTCGGACGTGCGACTGATGGTGACGGTGACCGACTCGGATTCGAACCAGCCCCCGGTGAACCCGTACTCGGTGTTGGTCGAGACGTACGTGAGGTTCGCGTACGCCTGGTTGTCGAGGACAGAACTCACCTCCTGGTTGACGGTCCGCTCGTAGGTGATCTGCTGGTACGTCGCGACCACCACGCCGCCGACGATCAGGAGCAGCACCGCCACTCCGATCGCGAACGCCGCGGTGCTCGTCGACTCGCGGGGGTCGAACAGGTCCCGGTCGAACCCGTTCGGCCGGTAGCCGAGGTATCTGAGCGTGACGAAGGCGGCGACGTTGATGCCGACCATCGAGACCAGCAGGAGCAACAGCGACCCCAGCGCGATGACGGGGAACCCCCAGACGACGGCGATGCCGGTGGTCGCCGCGGCCGGAATCAGCGCCGCGGCGATCATGACGCCGATGAGCGAGGTCGGCCCCTTCGTCGTCAGGCCGAACGCCGAGGCGCTCCCCGCCGCCAGACCGACCGCGACGGTGAGCAGGCTCGGCGAGACCCGGGAGCTGATCTGGCCGAGCGCGGTGATCTGGAGCGGCGGGACGAACGAGAACGTCTGGAGGAAGTAGCCGAACGCCAGCGCGGTGACGATTGCGATGACGACACCGACCCCCTGCAACACGATGCTGTCCCTGAGCATCTCCCGGTCGCCCGTGACCGCACCGACGCTCGCGGTGAGAACCGGGCCGACGAACGGCGCGATGACCATCGACCCCACGACCACCGCCGGCGAGTCGACCAGCAGCCCCGCGGTGGCGATGATGGCGCTCAGGAAGATCATCCAGACGAACGACACCTTGTCGCGGGCCATGTCCCGCGCCTTCGACCGGAGCTCCTTCCGGGTCAGCGGGTCGAAGTCGTCGGAGTACCGCTGCTCCAGCAGCTCCATGTTGGGCGTGGCGGCGGTCTCGGCGGTCGCCATGACGGTGTACTCGTCCTCCTCGAGGCCCGCGTCCCGGAGCGCGTCCATCACGTCCCCGACCCCGTCGCTCGGGAGGGGGAACTCCACGAGCACCTCCTCGCCGGTCCGCTCGTCGGTCTCGAGCACGGCGTAGTCGATCTGCTTCGAGTCGAGCGCGCCCAGGATTGGACCGCGCCGCTCCTCCGGAATCAGGACGTGTATCAGGCGCACACGGGAGGAACGGGATACCGACGCAAAAGAATTCAGGCCGCGAGCCGGTCGCGAGCCGGTCGGCCGACCGGCTCGCGGTCGCGGGCCGGGGCTATCGCGCGGGTCGCTACCCGGTCGCGTTGTACGTCACCGACACCTGCGCGGTGACGGTGACCGGCCCCGATTCGATCTCCGTCGCCGCCTGGCCGCCGGCGTCGGCCGAGAGCGTCTCGGCCCGAATCGGACTGTAGCTCACGTCGCCGGTCGCCGCGCTGTGGACGCCCTCGACGGTCAGGTTGGCGCTCTCGGCGATGACGTCGGCGTCGGCGCGGGCGTTGTCCATCGCGTCCCGGAGCGCCTCGGCCCGGACCTCGCGCCGGCGCTCCTCGGAGAGCGTGAGTTCGACGCCGTCGACCCGGTCGGCGCCGTTCGACACCGCCACGTCGAGCACCGCGCCGGCCCTGCTCGCGTTCGACAGGGTTATCTCGAAGGCGTGGACGCCCTGGAAGCCGACGGGGACGCGGTCGCCGTCCCGCTCGCGGTACTCCTGGTCGATGCTGAACGCGACCGTTCGAATCTGGTCGTCGCCGACGCCGGCGCGCCGGAGCGCCTCGCTCATCCGCGACGCGTTCTCCGCGAGCCGCTCGCGGACCGCGTCGGCGTCGTCGCCGCTGGCGAGGACCGCGACCTGCAGCACCGCCTGGTCGGGCTCGGCCGCGGCCTGCCCGGTGGCCGCGACGCTGATGGTCTCGCCGTCGTCGCTCGGTTGGACTGCCTGTGCGCTGGCGTCGCCCGTCGGGTCGATGCTCCCGACGCAGCCCGCCGTCAGTAGCAGGACTGCGACACCCACCGCTGCGAGTACTCCCCTTGACATCGCCACGTCTGTACGGCGGCCCGCGACATAAGGTTCTGCTAAATTCAAATCCCGGTTTGACTCATCGTCGATGGCCGACCCGGCTCGACGCCGGGACGCGGTCCGCTGCGAGCGTCCGCCGCGGTGCAGTGGCCGACTCGTCTCGGCGCCCGTCTCACTTCGTCCCACCGTCGTACTCGACGTACCGCACCTGGACCGCGACCCGGTGGCCCGAGTTGCGGTTGATGCGCCTGGTGAGCGTCTCGGCGAGGTCCGGGTACGCCGTGTCCGGCGGCCGGCCGACGGTGACGACGACCCGCTGGGACTGGTCGAACGGGAGGCTGCCGCTGCCGCGGAACTCCATGTCGAACAGCCGGGCCTCGTCGTACGCGCCGCCGTCGAGCACGTCGCCGGCCTCCTGGCGGACCTGGTTCTGGAACTGGGCCTCCTGGATGGTGGCGAACGTGACGCCGCCGAGGAACAGCGAGAGCAGGCCGATGGCGGCCACCAGGACCCCCGCGCGCTTGAACAGCGCCGACCGGGTCTGGTCGTGCTCGAACAGGTTCTTCGGCCCGTAGTCGAGGTACCAGAGCACCGCGAGGCCCGCGAGGTTGATCGAGAGGATGTTGACGAGCACGAGGACGAACGAGCTCACCGCCGCCATCGGCTGCCACCACGCGATGGCGATGCCGACCGCGGCGGCCGGCGGGACGAGCGCGGCCGCGATCATCACGCCGACGATGGCGACCGAGACCCCCGACGCGAGGCTCAGCACGCCCGCCGCGCCAGCCCCGAGCGCGACCGCCAGCGAGAGGAAGTCGGGGGTGAGCCTGCCGCTGACCTGCGAGATGCCGAGGATGTCGGTCTCGGGCGGGACGAGGAAGCCGTACCGCACCACGACCGCGAACAGGGTGGCGGCCGCGATGGCCGAGAAGCCCCCGATGAACTGGTACTTCACGCCCCGCCGGAACAGCTGCCGGTCGCCCAGGACGGTCCCGACGCTGGCGCCCATCGCCGGGCCGATGAGCGGCGCGATGACCATCGACCCCACGACCACCGCGGGCGAGTCCAGCAGCATCCCCGCGGTGGCGACGACGGCGCTGATGACGGTCATCGCCACGAACGTGGGGAACTCCGGGGTCATCTCGCGGGCCTCGGTCCGGATCTCCTCGCGGGCGATGGTCGTCGCGTCGGGGTTCTCCTCGGAGTACCGCCGCTCGAGCTCCTCGTACTGGCGCGAGACGTCGGTCTCGGCGTCGATGATGACCGCGTGGGGGTCCTCGCCGAGCCCGGCGTCCTGGAGCTTGTCGAGGACGGGCTGGACCGCGGCCGTCGGCAGCGGGAAGTAGGCGATGGCGGTGTACTCCCGGCCGCTGGTCTCGTCGGTCAGCATGTAGTCGACCCCCTCCTCGTCGAGGACGTCGGCGACCAGCTCTCGCTTTCCCGCCGGAATCGAAACCTGCACGAGCCGCATACGTTCGGAGATGGCACGGCGGGTGTAAATAAGCCGCGGCACCCAGACGGCGGTCCCGCGGCCAGACGCGTTCGCCTCGCGGGGGTTCGCGGAACCGGTCCCGGGGTCGGTGGAACCGCGGCCGTTAAACCCCGCGCCCGGCAAGTGATGGTATGTTCGAGAGTCGCCCGGACCGGAGCGCCGAGGTGGTGTTCGTCGGCCGGTCGAACGTCGGCAAGTCGACGCTGATGCGCGAGCTGACGGGCCACACCTTCGACACGGGGAGCAAGCCCGGCGTCACCCGGTCGCCCAACCACTACGACTGGGCCAGCGAGGACTTCGTGCTCACCGACCTGCCGGGGTTCGGCTTCATGTCGGGCGTGCCCGAGGAGCGCCGCGAGCAGATCAAGACCGACATCGTCCGGTACATCGAGGACAACGCCGACGACATCCTGGTCGGGGTCCTCGTGGTCGACGGCAAGAGCGCGGTCGACATCATCGACCGCCACTCGGGCGAGGACGAGGTGCCCTACGACGTCGAGATGTTCTACTTCCTCCGGGACGTCGACATCCCGGTCGTGGTCGCGGTCAACAAGATGGACAAGGTCGACGACGAGGACGAGCGCCTCGACGCGCTCTGCGACCGCCTCGGCCTCCACCCGCCGTGGAAACAGTGGCGCGACACCGTCGCCCCCATCAGCGCCAAGCGCGGCAACATCGACGCGCTGACCGAGGCGGTGAAGGACCACCTCCACGAGCAGCAGCGCGACGATCTGCTGAAGTTCTTCTCGTAGGCCCGAGGGCCGCACATAGGTCGGAGCGGCCGCCAATCCCCGTGCGACGAATTCACTCGGACGACAGTATCTTTTTACGCCCGGGAGCGCTGGTAACGCTAATGAAACTGACTTTCCTGTCGACCGACCGAGTGGCTACCGATGGAGGCCGTTCCGTACGAGGGAGGGAGCGGCGTTGAGCGAGCACCCGCCGCCGGTCGCCGGGGCGCCGCTCGAACCGGGGCTGGAGGCGCTCGAGACGAGCCCGGAGTTCCGCGGTCCCGTCGAGCGCCTCGACGGCCACCACTGCAACGACCACTTCGCCCAGATCTACGAGACCGACGAGGAGCGGTTCGCCGCGGCCGTCCCGTTCGCCCGCCACGGCCTCGAGTCGGGCGAGTGCGTCATGTACGTCGTCGACGAGGGCCGCGAGGCGGAGGTCCGGGCGGCGCTCGGCCGGGGTGGCGTCGACGTCGACGCCGCGGTCGATTCCGGCGCGCTGTCGTTGCACACGCCGCGCGAGACGTACCTCCGGAACGGCTCGTTCGAGCCCGACGAGATGGTCGAGTTCTACGGCGACACCGTCGCCGCAGCCGACGCGGAGTACGAGGGGCTGCGGATCGTCGCCGAGACGTCGTGGCTCGACGGCGACCGCATCACGTACGAGCAGTTCATGGAGTACGAGGCGAAGGTCAACCGGCTGTTCGACGCCGAGAACTGCGTCGCGCTCTGCCAGTACGACCGGACCCGGTTCCCGCCCGAGTTCGTCAGGAACATCGTGCGCTCGCACCCCCACCTCATCCACGACGGCGCCGTCAGCCACAACGTCTACTACACGCCGCCCGCGGAGGTCTTCGACGACGACCCCGCCCGCGAGGTCGACCGGATGCTGGGCACGCTCCGCGAGCGGACCGAGGCGAAGGCCCAGCTCCAGCGCCGCGACCGGTTTCTCCGGGAACTCTACGAGATCGCGGCGGGTCAGGACCGCTCGTTCGAGGAGAAGCTCGACGCCCTGTTCGAGCTGGGGTGCGAAGTGTTCGACCTCAACTTCGGGTTCCTGAACCGGGTCGATTCCGCCGCCGACCGCATCAAGATCGAGTACGCCAGCGACGACCACGAGCACTACGAGGTCGGCGGCGAACTCCCGTTGTCCGAGACCTACTGTAAGGCCGCCGTCGATATCGAGGCGGCCGCGAGCATCGCGGACCCCGCCGCGGAGGGCTACGACGACCTCTTCGTCTACGAGGAGCTCGGTGTCGACGGCTACTTCGGGACGTACATCCCGGTGGACGGCGGCGCGGACCGCACCCTCGCGTTCGTCCCCGCCCCCGACTCGGAGTCGGTGTCGGTCTCCGAGGAGGACCGGATGCACCTCGAGCTGATGGGGCAGTGGGTCGGCTACGAGCTCAACCGCCGCCAGCGCGAGCAGTTCCTCCGCGAGTGCCACGAGATTACGTCCGACCCCGACCATGGGTTCGAGGCGAAACTCGAGCGGTTGGTCGAACTGGGGTGCGACCGATTCGGTCTCGACGCCGGCGGACTGTGTCGCGTCAACCGGGAGAGTGACTTCCTCGAAGTCGAGACGGTCATCGGCGACCACGACGTCCTCGAACCGGGGTTGCAGGCCGACCTCTCGGAGACCTACTGTCAGGTGCCCACCGCAACCGGCGCGGTGGCCGATGCCGCCGTCTCCGACCCGGACGGTGTGACCGACCCCGGCCCGTTCGAGGGCACACTCGGCTACGAGGTCTTCGGGATTCGGACGTACCTCGGCACCCATCTCGAACTCGACGGGGCACCCAACCGCACGTTCTGGCTCGTGTCGAACGAACCGCGTGACGACCCGATCACCGACGAGGAACGGACGTTCCACCGGCTGATGGGGCAATGGGTGAAATACGAACTCGAACGCCAACAACGCGAGCAGTACCAGCGCGAACTGTACGAAATCGCGGCCGACCCCGACCGTTCCTTCGAGGCGAAACTGGACGCACTGTTCGACCTCGGGCGCGAGCGATTCGGCCTCGACGTCGGCGGCATCGCGAAGATTGACCCCGAGACCGACCTGTTCGAGGTGGAGGCGGTCCGCGGCGACCACGACCACCTCATCCCGGGCGAACGATATCCGCTGTCGGAGACGTACTGTCGACTGGTGACCGAGGACGGCGAGACCGCGGCCGTGACCGACCCCGTCGACGTGGGGTTCGAAGGCCAGCTCTGCTACGACCGGTTCGGGGTGCAGACGTACCTCGGAAACCACCTCGCGGTCGAGGGCGGGACCGACCGGACGTTCTGGTTCGCCTCGACCGAGCCGCGCGAGGCGCCGATCACCGACGAGGAGCGCACGTTCGTCCACCTGATGGGCCAGTGGGTCAAGTACGAACTGGAGCGCCGCCAGCGCGAGCGCCAGCTCGAACGGAAGAACGACCGGCTCGAGAGCTTCGCCAGCCTGCTCGCCCACGAGCTGCGCAACCCCGTCACCATCGGCCAGATATACGGCCAGCAGCTCGAGGGCGAGGCGGACCCGGAGGCGGTCGAGTACGTCCTGGAGGCGTTCGACCGCATCGAGGACATGGTCGACGTTCTGCTGATACTCACCCGGGGCCGCGAGGCGGTCGGCGAGTGCGCCCCGGTCGACCTCGCGGCCGCGGCCCGCGACGTCTGGGAGACGGTCGAGGCGCCCGACGCCGCCCTCGACGTGGACCTCGACCGGCCGATGGAGGCCGACGAGACGTACGTCAGCCACCTGTTCCGGAACCTCCTCGAGAACTCGGTGGAGCACGGCGGGGCGGACGTCACCGTCACGGTCGGCGACCTGGGAGACGGATTCTACGTGGCCGACGACGGCGTCGGCATCCCGGTCGAGGACCGCGAGGCGGTCTTCGACGAGGGGTACACGACCGCCGCCGACAACGGCGGCACCGGGCTCGGGCTGGCGTTCGTCCGGAAGCTCGCGGAGGTGTACGAGTGGGACGTCTCGGTGACCGAGAGCGAGTCGGGCGGCGCGCGCTTCGAGTTCCGGAACGTCGACTGACGCTACCGCGCTGTAATTGTCGCCTAACGCGATAAAAATCAGTTCTCGTCGACCGGTGGCGTTGCCCGACGAGGGTCGACCCGGAACGAGCCGCCACGCCGACCGCGCTCGGCGCCCGTCCGTCGCGGCCCCAAGTCGGAACACGCCCACGCCCGTACCGGGACCAATGGCACAGACTCCGGCCTACGAGGTGGTCGTCGTCGGCGGCGGCCCCGCGGGGCTCACGACCGCGCTGTACGCGACCCGACTCGGCCACCGGACCGCGCTCGTCAACCGGGAAGGCGGCCGCTACGAGTCGGTCTCGCACGTCCACAACCTGGTCGGCGTCTCCGAGGAGACCTCGGGCGGCGACGTGACCGAACTCGCCGTCGACCAGCTGGAGGAGTACGGCGCGGACTACTACCAGGACGACGTGCGGGCCATCGACCGGGTCGACCCCGACGCCGACGCGGCCGAGTTCGAGAAC from Halorussus rarus includes the following:
- a CDS encoding heavy-metal-associated domain-containing protein, translating into MAKQITVEGMSCGGCEENVENALRDLPGVTDAEADNESSSVTIEGDASDEDIATAVEDAGYTPKV
- a CDS encoding DUF4396 domain-containing protein, with the translated sequence MGIQQALQNVLTNPTYLTAWGVVVAVSLAALVWDLWRNNSELKSLMKFVWGFTVLYSGPLGLLGYWYSGRTQIDHDSFWRKGFRSVSHCYSGCGTGEVLGVSMAVGLFAFKTTGTVILTFSLAYFFGYLLTVGPLMQEGVGLGEALKDALYSETASITVMEVVAISTDIWLAGEAGLGDVLFWTSLVFSLTLGLLAAYPVNLLLIHFGVKEGMMNPAKMGAEMGA
- a CDS encoding four-helix bundle copper-binding protein, with protein sequence MALSELDLSDTEEECIDNCFEAVQACEWCADECLDEDMDMSRCIRLCRDVADLASDHARFMARNSNYSDQLAEACAGACEECAEECRRHDHDHCQTCAEVVERCAESCREMMQQAS
- the thiD gene encoding bifunctional hydroxymethylpyrimidine kinase/phosphomethylpyrimidine kinase; protein product: MNGEDTDATTDRDGDVTTDRDGDVTTDRDGDVTTERDDDATTGTRQAAPVDRPVALTVAGSDSGGGAGVQADLKTIEAHGAFGASAVTAVTAQHTRGVESTHVLPAGEVATQVDAVTGDFDVRAAKTGMLATAEIVELVAERAAGADFPVVVDPVMVAAAGDRLLDREAEDAYEDLVAEAALVTPNADEAEVLTGVAVTDRESAVAAGEQLVATGADAALVKGGHVPGETVRDVLVTPDRTRATRHPRIDTDATHGSGCALSAAIAARLALGDDLGEAVEAGVDFVTRAVRYPLDVGEGPGSVHHSVELRNRAARETTAEEVREVVQEFVDADVSALVPEVGMNVVGATPYAEGVEETAAVEGRITRTLSGVKPNRGVRFGASSHVARFLLACREFDPGLRFAANCRFDADVEAALESVGWPVAAYDRESEPDGVKEEEGSTMQWGAKQAFESLEGTPVAVVDRGEVGKEAMTKVIARDADQLTERVLTLRGAV
- a CDS encoding NOG1 family protein; translated protein: MIFENLPTTPTSEELIDKAFSRASRAGRAKSGAEAQQSMLQTASNILSDNLQNVAAEWPDFDEVDPFYYELADAIVDVDELRQSLSEIQWASRKTHDIGREYQGKLTGDADADRKFRKQGFARLADVVEEVADDLERVGQAHQDLRRLPDIDPEEPTIVVAGYPNVGKSSFVNAVTNARNEIAEYPFTTKGVRVGHFERDHIRYQIVDTPGLLDRPADERNDIENQAVSALTHLADAIVFVVDASGYCGYPLDAQLDLRDALAERFDGVPVLTVCNKADLSTDVEADAYMSVESGENVDAVLDAAVDAVGYEPELPFEDR
- a CDS encoding TIGR00341 family protein; this translates as MRLIHVLIPEERRGPILGALDSKQIDYAVLETDERTGEEVLVEFPLPSDGVGDVMDALRDAGLEEDEYTVMATAETAATPNMELLEQRYSDDFDPLTRKELRSKARDMARDKVSFVWMIFLSAIIATAGLLVDSPAVVVGSMVIAPFVGPVLTASVGAVTGDREMLRDSIVLQGVGVVIAIVTALAFGYFLQTFSFVPPLQITALGQISSRVSPSLLTVAVGLAAGSASAFGLTTKGPTSLIGVMIAAALIPAAATTGIAVVWGFPVIALGSLLLLLVSMVGINVAAFVTLRYLGYRPNGFDRDLFDPRESTSTAAFAIGVAVLLLIVGGVVVATYQQITYERTVNQEVSSVLDNQAYANLTYVSTNTEYGFTGGWFESESVTVTISRTSDREYPGLATRLERRLGAVTRQDPSVRVHFVDYQVSNGTVGSLGTPAGRAFA
- a CDS encoding SIMPL domain-containing protein gives rise to the protein MSRGVLAAVGVAVLLLTAGCVGSIDPTGDASAQAVQPSDDGETISVAATGQAAAEPDQAVLQVAVLASGDDADAVRERLAENASRMSEALRRAGVGDDQIRTVAFSIDQEYRERDGDRVPVGFQGVHAFEITLSNASRAGAVLDVAVSNGADRVDGVELTLSEERRREVRAEALRDAMDNARADADVIAESANLTVEGVHSAATGDVSYSPIRAETLSADAGGQAATEIESGPVTVTAQVSVTYNATG
- a CDS encoding TIGR00341 family protein; amino-acid sequence: MRLVQVSIPAGKRELVADVLDEEGVDYMLTDETSGREYTAIAYFPLPTAAVQPVLDKLQDAGLGEDPHAVIIDAETDVSRQYEELERRYSEENPDATTIAREEIRTEAREMTPEFPTFVAMTVISAVVATAGMLLDSPAVVVGSMVIAPLIGPAMGASVGTVLGDRQLFRRGVKYQFIGGFSAIAAATLFAVVVRYGFLVPPETDILGISQVSGRLTPDFLSLAVALGAGAAGVLSLASGVSVAIVGVMIAAALVPPAAAVGIAIAWWQPMAAVSSFVLVLVNILSINLAGLAVLWYLDYGPKNLFEHDQTRSALFKRAGVLVAAIGLLSLFLGGVTFATIQEAQFQNQVRQEAGDVLDGGAYDEARLFDMEFRGSGSLPFDQSQRVVVTVGRPPDTAYPDLAETLTRRINRNSGHRVAVQVRYVEYDGGTK